Proteins encoded in a region of the Magallana gigas chromosome 8, xbMagGiga1.1, whole genome shotgun sequence genome:
- the LOC105340995 gene encoding uncharacterized protein, whose protein sequence is MATIAVIEPSNAHEKHIDFTPRELKLKAIDLVTQVCYLRVDEQTGNGIPMTGYVAAISKMETRSWALLFFHTARLKRLSSSLNPPETTTCTPLDPVLDHSYCDTSADCQAHSKDQSKEVSVLEKQIAKLQEEVTRLKLQKPKMSISDIIDHTEKMLLYTSFPADVFNVIVGMLSRMAPFNYYAGWAVTCFSIEDQLLITLMKLRLNYRDMDLAVRFGTSRATVSNIINTYVSVLHEIFFDGVLKEVGMPSQLKCKGSLPKSFEEFASARIAMDATEVIQDVPSDMNCQSLSYSSYKSGHTVKAVTCVAPNGALVFSSELYPGSTSDSAIVDHCGVLNQLHAGDLILADKGFNIFDKLPSGVSLNIPPFLSNKAHFTKEEAKLCYKIGKARIHVERANERIKNYDILNHIPAQYRHLSTKIFQLCCCLINLQETL, encoded by the exons ATGGCGACGATAGCTGTGATTGAGCCATCAAACGCGCACGAAAAACACATCGACTTCACACCTCGAGAGCTAAAATTGAAAGCAATCGATTTGGTCACTCAGGTGTGTTACCTGAGAGTGG aCGAGCAGACAGGGAATGGAATACCAATGACAGGATATGTAGCTGCCATTTCCAAGATGGAAACAAGGAGTTGGGCCCTACTGTTTTTTCATACAGCAAGATT GAAACGGTTAAGCAGTTCTTTAAACCCCCCTgaaacaactacatgtactccCCTTGATCCAGTTCTAGATCACAGCTATTGTGACACAAGTGCTGACTGCCAAGCACACTCCAAGGATCAGTCTAAAGAAG taTCAGTCTTGGAGAAGCAGATTGCTAAGCTACAAGAAGAAGTTACACGATTAAAGCTACAGAAGCCAAAAATGTCGATTAGCGACATAATAGATCATACTGAAAAG aTGTTGCTCTACACCTCCTTCCCAGCTGATGTTTTCAATGTCATTGTCGGTATGCTCAGTAGAATGGCGCCGTTTAATTATTATGCTGGTTGGGCCGTGACCTGCTTTTCTATTGAGGACCAGCTCCTGATAACACTTATGAAGCTGAGGCTGAATTACCGTGACATGGATTTGGCAGTGAGGTTTGGGACAAGCCGTGCTACTGTTTCAAACATTATAAACACATATGTGTCAGTACTTCATGAAATCTTCTTTGACGGTGTTCTCAAAGAAGTAGGAATGCCTAGTCAGCTTAAATGTAAGGGGTCTTTGCCGAAGTCTTTTGAGGAGTTTGCTTCTGCCCGCATTGCTATGGATGCAACAGAGGTTATCCAGGACGTTCCCTCAGACATGAATTGCCAGTCGCTTTCATACAGCAGCTATAAAAGTGGACACACTGTGAAGGCTGTTACATGCGTGGCTCCAAATGGTGCTCTAGTGTTTTCCTCCGAGTTGTATCCAGGCTCAACATCTGACTCTGCTATTGTGGACCACTGTGGTGTGTTGAACCAGCTTCATGCAGGTGATTTGATATTAGCAGACAAAGGTTTTAATATCTTTGACAAGCTGCCGTCTGGTGTCTCCTTGAACATACCCCCATTCTTATCAAACAAGGCACATTTCACGAAGGAGGAGGCAAAGCTGTGCTACAAAATTGGAAAAGCAAGGATCCATGTAGAGAGGGCTAATGAGCGAATTAAAAACTATGACATACTAAATCACATTCCAGCTCAGTATAGACACTTGTCAACAAAAATTTTTCAGCTGTGTTGTTGTCTTATTAACCTTCAAGAAACTTTGTAA
- the LOC117685660 gene encoding uncharacterized protein → MPRSKSCGPKSYGCFNCQRRTRQKDRYPIHKKYKSLLYKPTGRTPCETDSLCNRCRHMFDSILRRKDDKIKSSTSLQQPEEKVLHPSQQAPFSPPSVTLPFPCTTRGHSSCCLCKRPGPKLVVVPVDVRHRIFISHEIVIPAGARCCPNHLQRNIEKISPSAETTTVNRSYISQLIRFLRTEVLKTEKTRLSFDNSSHLIDSDYVDLLGIPKAAYDDLLKYVDGRVKSTPSRTVRTSLAIFLMKLRGGDSNKVLSTLFNISKSGIRRSIKVIRSALIDGNFVKENLGFQHITKEEIIHQHTRPLAQTLFGDNTQPQVILVLDGTYIYINKSSNFKFQRQSFSFHKGRQLVKPMVIVSTSGYFLSVLGPYFAKDNDASILTHIMRSNLEDIRNWVEEDDVFIVDRGFRDSLMYLEELGIQVKMPSFMEKGDKQLSTDAANTSRLVTKIRWVVESANARIKQWKYLSYILPSSQIPFIGDYVRIVCSICNRYLKPLASGSVEEDQALGAKMLFLSKQVNQLKEQVEEQHLDRRTVCWREVSEMVDFPQLDEERLRELTCGSYQLRLSPSYAQEHIEGGCTIHMHKEEEGLLRIRIQSRHISSMTYQLWIRYKDGDIVAWYCKCRAGARVVGMCAHTASIVWYLGYARHRCNPGRIGVRDWGEFLEDATAVDESEESDSSGDESPVEE, encoded by the exons atGCCTCGTTCAAAAAGCTGTGGACCTAAATCATACGGTTGTTTTAACTGCCAAAGGAGAACTCGCCAGAAAGACAGATACCCTATCCACAAGAAATACAAGTCTCTTCTGTACAAACCTACTGGTAGGACACCATGTGAAACAGACTCTTTATGCAACAGATGTCGCCACATGTTTGACTCTATTCTGCGAAGGAAGGATGACAAGATAAAGAGCAGCACATCACTGCAGCAACCTGAGGAAAAGGTCCTTCACCCCTCACAACAGGCTCCATTCAGTCCGCCTTCGGTTACCCTTCCATTTCCCTGTACCACCAGAGGTCATTCTTCATGTTGCCTATGCAAGAGACCTGGTCCAAAGCTAGTAGTGGTGCCCGTTGACGTTCGACACAGGATTTTCATTTCCCATGAAATTGTCATACCAGCTGGAGCCCGTTGTTGTCCCAATCATCTACAGAGAAACATAGAGAAAATCAGCCCTTCAGCAGAAACCACTACAGTGAACAGATCCTATATATCTCAGCTCATAAGATTTCTAAGAACAGAAGTACTGAAAACTGAGAAGACCAGGCTGAGCTTCGACAATTCAAGTCACCTCATTGACAGCGACTATGTTGATCTTCTAGGAATTCCGAAAGCTGCTTATGATGATCTCCTGAAATATGTGGACGGCAGAGTGAAAAGTACACCATCAAGAACTGTCAGGACAAGTCTGGCCATTTTTCTCATGAAGCTGAGAGGAGGAGATTCCAACAAGGTTCTTTCTACTCTATTCAACATTTCAAAGTCTGGGATAAGAAGAAGCATTAAGGTCATTCGCTCTGCTCTCATTGATGGAAACTTTGTTAAAGAAAACCTTGGGTTCCAGCACATCACCAAAGAAGAGATCATACATCAACACACTCGTCCACTTGCACAGACCCTCTTCGGAGACAACACACAGCCACAAGTTATACTCGTCTTGGATGGCACATATATCTATATCAACAAAAGCagcaattttaaatttcaaagacAATCCTTCAGCTTTCATAAAGGGCGACAACTTGTCAAACCCATGGTCATTGTTTCCACTTCAGGGTACTTTCTTTCAGTTTTGGGGCCCTATTTTGCCAAAGACAATGATGCAAGCATCTTGACCCACATAATGAGAAGCAACCTTGAAGATATCCGCAATTGGGTTGAAGAGGATGACGTCTTCATTGTGGATAGAGGGTTCAGAGACTCTCTGATGTACTTGGAGGAACTTGGAATTCAAGTCAAAATGCCCTCATTTATGGAAAAAGGGGATAAACAGTTGTCTACAGATGCAGCCAATACAAGTCGTTTAGTaacaaag ATAAGATGGGTTGTTGAGAGCGCAAATGCAAGAATAAAACAATGGAAATACCTCAGTTACATTTTGCCATCCAGCCAGATCCCCTTTATAGGGGATTACGTCAGAATTGTATGCAGCATTTGCAACag GTATTTGAAACCCCTTGCCAGTGGGAGTGTTGAAGAGGACCAGGCTCTTGGAGCTAAGATGCTGTTCCTGTCCAAACAGGTCAACCAGCTGAAGGAGCAAGTGGAGGAACAGCATCTAGACCGCCGGACTGTATGTTGGAGAGAAGTGAGCGAGATGGTTGACTTCCCACAGTTGGATGAGGAGAGGCTGCGTGAACTGACGTGTGGAAGTTACCAGCTCCGTCTATCCCCCAGCTATGCTCAAGAGCACATAGAAGGGGGCTGTACCATCCACATGCACAAGGAGGAGGAGGGACTATTGAGGATACGTATTCAGAGCAGGCACATTTCTTCAATGACCTACCAACTCTGGATTAGGTACAAGGATGGTGACATTGTTGCATGGTATTGCAAGTGTAGAGCTGGTGCGCGGGTTGTTGGCATGTGCGCTCACACAGCATCCATTGTATGGTACCTTGGGTATGCGCGGCACAGATGTAACCCAGGCAGAATTGGAGTGCGTGACTGGGGAGAGTTCTTGGAGGATGCCACAGCCGTGGACGAGTCTGAAGAAAGCGACAGTTCAGGTGATGAAAGTCCTGTAGAggaataa
- the LOC105334451 gene encoding uncharacterized protein codes for MKDTSYKVQIFLDAEDNGIVKDFTCQCPMGQFRCHHMAAALLFGYKRASKTDVKCSWLKHPKSAPPKSTVTMSDLYPPKQQEYSYVSQSDTPSLYFDENFFTVDTLHWILSEEPKAQTSPVPLIEDLLMSTEYISSEDPNTWLRKNLILSPEMILEAAFISSGQRENALWAAIRKLRFTASNFGQIIGAAKRNRLTESLKKRILSTYNLERRALIQWGITHERVGVSEYCKAGGVTVLPTGIWLHESGVLGASPDGFVQGDFLKSPIVHHQQKNQPPTLPAIIEVKCSFTAKDLTIAEACSSIKDFYLVKDVGGLSLKMTHDYWH; via the exons ATGAAAGATACATCGTACAAAGTACAG ATATTTTTGGACGCTGAAGACAACGGCATTGTGAAAGATTTCACATGTCAGTGCCCTATGGGACAGTTTAGATGCCACCATATGGCTGCAGCATTGTTGTTtgg GTACAAACGTGCAAGTAAAACGGATGTCAAATGCTCTTGGCTGAAACACCCCAAGTCAGCACCCCCCAAATCAACTGTAACAATGTCTGATCTTTATCCTCCTAAACAGCAGGAGTACAGTTATGTCTCTCAAAGTGACACCCCATCATTATATTTCGATGAAAATTTCTTTACCGTGGACa CTTTACATTGGATTCTCTCTGAAGAACCGAAAGCACAGACTAGTCCAGTGCCTCTGATTGAGGACTTGCTCATGAGTACAGAGTACATCTCAAGTGAAGACCCAAACACATGGCTGCGGAAGAACCTCATTCTTTCTCCAGAAATGATACTGGAAGCTGCGTTTATCTCTTCTGGACAGAGGGAAAATGCTTTGTGGGCTGCCATTAGAAAACTTAGGTTTACAGCATCCAACTTTGGGCAGATTATTGGAGCTGCAAAACGCAATAG ATTGACAGAGTCTTTGAAGAAGAGAATTTTGAGTACCTACAATTTAGAGAGAAGAGCGCTGATACAATGGGGCATTACACATGAGAGAGTTGGTGTGAGTGAATACTGTAAAGCAGGTGGAGTAACAGTGTTGCCAACAG GTATATGGCTCCATGAATCTGGTGTCTTAGGAGCATCTCCTGATGGTTTTGTGCAgggagattttttaaaatctcccATTGTTCATCATCAGCAGAAGAATCAACCCCCGACACTTCCAGCCATCATTGAGGTGAAATGTTCTTTCACAGCAAAAGACTTGACAATTGCCGAGGCTTGTTCATCTATCAAGGACTTTTACTTAG taaaagaTGTCGGAGGATTGTCCTTAAAGATGACACATGACTACTGGCACTAA
- the LOC136269529 gene encoding uncharacterized protein — translation MALSKAEPDEDRTRFCRLSLVIVEELPLILQDVLYREVSPNLLLHMVMKHKKGLEHLGPHQIIQVNNAKASGYSEFDITLLYTLLRNYFKKSIQPPTKGWGKQEMPEQGQETEGDDIERIRLIRNKHNHSVMVSIPAISETEFNEKWGIIHAVCARMQTRLPNIQHNYVQMLEESKIRTIDSDMEKTYIDKIKELAKEEMSVKTLLLELVKEKDLTSKEKITIQARKDHKKDVVKSFTDVSIRIFNEMVDPTYRLTSKSELEKLYKATQKFLKEHKKDIEDDQLQVLLKRLEEKIKAYANLDEKNRTNILSKFLNFNLKMKKKYGASMSCSNGSIILSVTFSSKECYSHYKKDLDRGIIGEEILQIILYPPYLASFDLTAEDLIVCLNDHELTEDNRGDKSAYSLSSGLETCANHPDQYYTLACQQCQLPVCVLCIEISEHKNHSFIGLNVMLQDKLSWINDEIKRGHTFEEQMKLEKSTLVKHISDIELRMKEKHQSLKDQLDDVLKRNVEGLKKHQESHVDVIDEHLNDAEQHVSFLEKNLIDAAKCQPAQALILLSSSRSSLEKDLFKTYKVDKPSFDERKKEFRTISNIFGKLSAFSSEESGSSDDEEDSDFEYSKHTRSKDSAIVMDDRFIRSKRFSDPLSPFSSMVDKLDDSFDD, via the exons ATGGCCTTGAGTAAAGCAGAACCTGATGAGGACAGGACAAGATTTTGCAGATTAAGTTTAGTTATTGTTGAAGAATTACCACTGATATTACAAGATGTACTGTATAGAGAAGTATCTCCTAATTTGTTACTTCATATGGTTATGAAACATAAAAAAGGTCTTGAACATTTAGGACCACATCAGATAATTCAAGTGAACAATGCAAAGGCCAGTGGTTACAGTGAGTTTGATATCACGCTGCTGTATACCCTTTTACGCAACTACTTCAAAAAAAGTATTCAACCTCCCACCAAGGGTTGGGGAAAACAAGAAATGCCAGAACAGGGACAGGAAACAGAAGGTGATGACATAGAGCGCATTCGTCTTATTAGAAACAAACATAACCACAGTGTGATGGTCTCCATTCCTGCAATATCCGAAActgaatttaatgaaaaatgggGAATAATTCACGCTGTTTGTGCACGAATGCAGACTAGGTTACCAAATATTCAGCACAATTATGTCCAAATGCTGGAAGAGTCCAAAATAAGAACAATTGATTCAGACATGGAAAAAACATATATTGACAAGATTAAAGAACTTGCTAAAGAAGAAATGTCTGTCAAAACATTACTACTGGAACTTGTCAAAGAAAAAG ACCTTACATCTAAAGAGAAGATCACAATTCAAGCCAGGAAAGACCATAAGAAAGATGTTGTGAAATCATTTACTGATGTTTCTATtcgtatttttaatgaaatggtGGATCCGACTTACAGATTGACATCAAAATCAGAATTAGAGAAACTATATAAAGCAACACAAAAATTCCTAAAGGAACACAAAAAGGACATTGAAGATGATCAACTACAAGTTTTGTTAAAAAGACTGGAAGAAAAAATTAAGGCTTATGCAAACCTGGATGAGAagaacagaacaaatattttgagcaaatttttaaactttaacctaaaaatgaagaaaaaatacggTGCCAGTATGTCTTGCTCAAATGGGAGCATTATCCTTTCAGTAACATTTTCCTCAAAGGAATGTTATAGCCACTACAAAAAAGACCTTGATAGAGGAATCATTGGAGAAGAAATTCTGCAGATCATTCTATATCCGCCTTATCTAGCCAGTTTTGATTTAACAGCCGAAGATTTGATTGTATGTTTGAATGACCATGAACTTACAGAGGATAACAGAG GTGACAAGTCAGCATACAGTTTATCATCTGGCCTTGAGACATGTGCCAACCATCCAGACCAGTACTACACGTTGGCATGTCAGCAATGCCAACTTCCTGTCTGTGTGTTATGTATTGAAATATCTGAACACAAAAATCACAGCTTTATCGGCCTCAATGTTATGTTGCAGGACAAATTGTCCTGGATTAATGATGAAATCAAACGGGGTCACACATTTGAAGAACAAATGAAGTTGGAAAAAAGCACTTTAGTCAAACATATCAGCGATATAGAGTtaagaatgaaagaaaaacacCAATCTCTAAAAGATCAGCTTGATGACGTTTTAAAAAGGAATGTAGAAGGACTTAAGAAACATCAAGAATCACACGTGGATGTGATTGATGAACATCTTAATGATGCAGAGCAACATGTCTcttttttagagaaaaatctaATTGATGCCGCTAAATGCCAACCTGCACAGGCACTCATTCTTTTGAGTTCATCACGCAGCTCTCTTGAAAAGGATTTGTTCAAAACATACAAGGTCGACAAACCAAGTTTTGATGAAAGGAAAAAAGAATTCAGAACAATTAGCAACATTTTTGGAAAGCTCTCTGCCTTTTCTAGCGAAGAAAGCGGATCTAGTGATGATGAGGAAGATTCAGATTTTGAATATTCAAAACACACCAGGTCCAAAGATTCGGCTATTGTAATGGACGATCGGTTTATAAGGAGCAAAAGGTTTTCCGATCCCCTTTCTCCTTTTTCTTCCATGGTAGACAAACTAGACGATTCTTTTGACGATTAG